A stretch of Cyanobacterium sp. HL-69 DNA encodes these proteins:
- a CDS encoding putative alpha/beta hydrolase superfamily encodes MGEGKLENIEGVGVISHRQLFSFVSIHYQLLTMNISIETGFIKIREFEHYYEWIKQGDNNPKPVMVFIHGWGGSCRYWRTTARAIAPYFDCLLYDMRGFGQSQGEKSNHNPQSYELEEYVQDLLALLEVFNLEKVYLNSHSMGASIATFFLSMAPEKVEKAILTCNGIFTYNALAFLIFHQVGGYVVKFRYNWFLKFPLAEKFFMARFLHRPIPKEMSIAFLEDFLMADYQAALNTIYTSVSKKSVETIPQAYKNISVPTLLISGEKDQIIPANMGKAAALLNPENIQYHAIKATGHFPMLEDSVTYLKAIGDFLELNKLS; translated from the coding sequence ATGGGAGAGGGTAAATTAGAAAACATCGAGGGAGTTGGCGTTATAAGCCATAGACAATTATTTTCTTTTGTCTCTATCCATTATCAATTATTAACCATGAATATCAGCATAGAAACAGGTTTTATTAAAATCAGAGAATTTGAACACTATTACGAATGGATAAAACAGGGAGATAATAACCCTAAACCCGTAATGGTTTTTATTCATGGATGGGGTGGCTCTTGTCGTTACTGGCGTACTACAGCAAGGGCGATCGCACCTTATTTTGACTGCTTATTATATGATATGAGAGGATTTGGTCAATCTCAGGGAGAAAAATCGAACCACAACCCCCAATCCTACGAGTTAGAAGAATATGTCCAAGACTTACTCGCCCTCCTCGAAGTTTTTAACCTCGAAAAAGTATATCTTAACTCTCACTCCATGGGCGCATCTATAGCCACCTTTTTCCTTTCCATGGCACCTGAAAAAGTAGAAAAAGCCATTCTTACTTGTAATGGTATTTTTACTTACAATGCTCTCGCTTTCTTAATTTTTCATCAAGTGGGAGGATATGTAGTTAAATTCCGTTACAACTGGTTTTTAAAATTTCCCCTAGCCGAAAAATTTTTCATGGCCAGATTTTTGCATCGCCCCATTCCCAAAGAAATGAGCATCGCTTTTTTAGAAGACTTCTTGATGGCAGACTATCAAGCTGCCCTAAATACCATCTATACTTCTGTTAGTAAAAAATCCGTAGAAACCATACCCCAAGCATATAAAAATATTTCTGTACCTACCCTATTAATATCAGGGGAAAAAGATCAAATAATTCCTGCTAATATGGGCAAAGCTGCCGCTCTTCTTAATCCTGAAAATATTCAATACCATGCCATCAAAGCGACTGGACATTTTCCCATGTTAGAAGATAGCGTCACCTATTTAAAAGCCATAGGGGACTTTTTAGAGTTAAACAAACTTTCTTAA
- the plsY gene encoding acyl-phosphate glycerol 3-phosphate acyltransferase translates to MSFSIFIGFALILSAYLLGSIPTGYLAGRILKGIDIREHGSGSTGATNVLRTVGKGAAVGVLLVDMLKGMMAIALIKVTYNYVGSDVLPLGWKEWLVMIGALLAVLGHSKSIWLNFSGGKSAAISLGVLLVMNPFVGLGTLATFLIVLYLSRIVSLSSLSGAIAVSVFMAIFNPSLPYLTFAFLAGAYVIIRHRSNIQRLMSGKEPRIGQAVSS, encoded by the coding sequence ATGAGTTTCTCAATTTTCATTGGTTTTGCCTTGATCCTGTCCGCTTATCTGCTCGGTTCTATTCCTACGGGTTATCTCGCTGGTCGTATCCTCAAGGGAATTGACATTCGAGAACATGGTTCAGGTTCTACGGGTGCTACCAATGTGTTACGAACTGTGGGTAAAGGAGCCGCTGTGGGGGTTTTATTGGTGGATATGTTGAAAGGAATGATGGCGATCGCCCTTATTAAAGTAACCTACAATTATGTAGGCAGTGATGTACTACCCCTAGGGTGGAAAGAATGGTTAGTAATGATAGGTGCCCTATTGGCAGTATTGGGTCATAGTAAATCTATCTGGCTCAACTTTTCAGGGGGGAAATCCGCAGCCATAAGTCTTGGGGTATTGCTCGTAATGAATCCCTTTGTCGGTTTAGGAACATTGGCAACCTTCCTCATAGTATTATATCTTTCTCGTATCGTTTCCCTTAGCTCCCTCAGCGGTGCGATCGCCGTAAGCGTATTTATGGCAATATTCAACCCCTCCTTACCCTACCTAACCTTCGCCTTCCTCGCAGGAGCATATGTCATCATCCGCCACCGTAGCAACATTCAACGGTTGATGTCAGGAAAAGAACCCCGTATCGGTCAAGCAGTATCTTCGTAA
- the pphA gene encoding serine/threonine protein phosphatase 1 has product MTAKTNRRFVIGDVHGHFQALMGLLEAIAPTPEDEIYFLGDLIDRGADSAKVVDFVMENNHQCILGNHEVMLLQSFTPKGLNHMSFQSWLQNGGYSTITSYKNKIPPEHLEWMRQLPLHIDLGDYWLVHAGVDPHLPHQKQNSDQFCWIRSEFHSTPEPYFKDKTIVIGHTITFTFPGVKPGQIVQGNGWIGIDTGAYHHGYGKLTALELNDSMIYQVDSFGRHFSSKKLEDVVHKIDPRNLAFRKPKIFF; this is encoded by the coding sequence ATGACAGCAAAGACAAATAGACGGTTTGTGATAGGTGATGTTCATGGTCATTTTCAAGCTCTTATGGGCTTGTTAGAGGCGATCGCACCTACTCCAGAGGATGAAATTTATTTTTTAGGAGACTTAATCGACAGGGGGGCAGACAGTGCCAAAGTCGTTGATTTTGTGATGGAAAATAACCACCAATGTATTTTGGGCAACCATGAAGTTATGCTCCTCCAATCATTCACTCCTAAAGGTCTAAATCATATGTCCTTTCAGTCATGGCTCCAAAACGGCGGTTACTCCACCATTACCAGTTATAAAAACAAAATTCCCCCCGAACACCTAGAATGGATGCGTCAACTACCTCTTCATATCGATTTAGGAGACTACTGGTTAGTCCATGCAGGGGTTGATCCCCATTTACCTCACCAAAAACAAAATTCTGACCAATTTTGCTGGATTAGAAGTGAGTTTCATAGCACCCCTGAGCCTTATTTTAAGGATAAAACCATTGTGATTGGTCATACCATTACCTTTACTTTTCCAGGGGTAAAACCAGGGCAAATAGTCCAAGGAAATGGCTGGATTGGCATTGATACGGGAGCTTATCATCATGGATACGGTAAGTTAACCGCCCTGGAGTTAAATGACTCCATGATTTATCAAGTAGATAGTTTTGGCAGACATTTTTCCAGTAAAAAACTCGAGGATGTGGTTCACAAAATTGACCCTCGTAACCTCGCTTTTAGGAAGCCAAAAATATTTTTCTAA
- the metL gene encoding homoserine dehydrogenase MetL, whose translation MAFKIGLLGLGTVGTGTAEIIYNPQGRHPLLNDITIAKIGVKSLDKQRTIDIAPEVLTTDLESIVSDPDIDLVVELIGGLEPARSLILKAIASGKHVVTANKAVIARYGQEIFEAAKQAKVYVLLEAAVGGGIPIIEPLKQSLGANRLETIIGIINGTTNYILTEMTEKGSDFKDVLQEAQALGYAEADPTADVEGYDAADKISILASLAFDRQVKREDVYSEGITSITSSDIDYADKLGYVIKLLAIAQKSTENQESLELRVHPTLVEKSHPLANVNGVFNAILVEGQPLGQVMFYGPGAGSGPTASAVVADILNIVGVLQSNHGAHSLDPLLSCSPSQSATIAPIDDVSTRFYARFLCADVPGVIGHLGTVFGDFGVSLASVVQIGFQDNLAEIVVVTHNVREGNFRSAIKKIQELEAIEKIPSMIRVL comes from the coding sequence GTGGCGTTTAAAATCGGTTTATTAGGACTAGGTACTGTCGGAACTGGTACTGCAGAAATTATATATAATCCCCAAGGAAGACATCCCCTCCTAAATGATATTACTATTGCCAAAATAGGGGTTAAATCTTTAGACAAACAACGAACTATTGACATAGCCCCAGAAGTTCTCACCACAGATTTAGAATCTATAGTTAGCGATCCTGATATTGATCTTGTTGTGGAGTTGATTGGGGGTTTAGAACCCGCTAGGAGTCTTATTTTAAAGGCGATCGCCTCTGGAAAGCACGTTGTTACCGCCAACAAAGCAGTTATCGCTCGTTATGGTCAAGAAATTTTTGAAGCGGCGAAACAAGCCAAAGTATATGTACTATTAGAAGCGGCCGTGGGTGGTGGTATTCCCATCATTGAACCTCTCAAGCAATCCCTTGGGGCAAACCGCCTTGAAACCATTATCGGCATCATCAACGGTACAACCAACTATATCCTCACGGAAATGACCGAAAAAGGGTCAGATTTCAAAGATGTATTACAAGAAGCCCAAGCCCTCGGTTATGCAGAAGCTGATCCCACCGCCGATGTAGAGGGTTATGATGCGGCTGATAAAATATCCATCCTAGCTTCCCTTGCCTTTGATCGTCAGGTTAAAAGGGAGGATGTTTACAGCGAAGGTATTACCTCCATTACCAGCAGTGACATTGACTATGCTGATAAACTCGGTTATGTGATCAAATTATTGGCGATCGCCCAGAAATCCACAGAAAATCAAGAAAGCCTAGAACTAAGAGTCCATCCCACCCTCGTCGAAAAATCCCACCCCCTAGCCAACGTTAACGGGGTATTTAACGCCATTCTTGTAGAAGGACAACCCCTCGGACAAGTTATGTTTTACGGGCCAGGTGCAGGTTCAGGCCCTACCGCAAGCGCCGTTGTTGCCGATATTCTCAATATTGTGGGAGTCTTACAAAGTAACCACGGGGCCCACTCCTTAGATCCCCTTCTCAGTTGCTCTCCCTCCCAGTCTGCAACCATTGCACCTATCGATGATGTTTCTACCCGTTTTTATGCCCGTTTCCTCTGTGCTGATGTACCAGGGGTCATAGGTCATTTAGGTACTGTATTTGGCGATTTTGGGGTAAGTCTTGCTTCTGTGGTACAGATTGGCTTCCAAGATAATCTAGCCGAAATTGTGGTAGTTACCCATAATGTGAGGGAAGGTAATTTCCGTAGTGCTATCAAAAAGATACAAGAGTTAGAGGCGATCGAAAAAATACCCAGTATGATCAGAGTTTTATAA
- the mnmA gene encoding tRNA-specific 2-thiouridylase MnmA, with the protein MDKVVVGLSGGVDSSVAAATLHHQGYHVEGLTLWLMKGKGQCCSEGMVDAASICEQLEIPHHVVDTRDLFQTHIIDYVISGYEDGVTPLPCSQCNRTVKFPPMLAYAKETLGIDKIATGHYARIQYDSKGDRFQLLKAVDGNKDQSYFLYDLTQELLAHLIFPLGNQTKTQTREMATKFNLSTAEKPESQDLCLIEAHGSMKDFLDQYIKPKQGEIVDLRGNILGEHDGVHHYTIGQRKGLGVAYSEPLYVVKLDTVMNRVIVATRDEGGKKECTVARMNWVSIAQPSAPIQAEVKIRYRSTPEPVNVVPLDNDRVKLIFSEPQFGITPGQAAVLYHGNMLLGGGIIEKDSE; encoded by the coding sequence ATGGATAAGGTAGTTGTAGGCTTGTCTGGGGGGGTAGATAGTTCCGTTGCGGCGGCAACCTTACACCATCAAGGCTATCATGTGGAAGGATTAACCCTATGGTTGATGAAAGGTAAGGGCCAATGTTGTTCCGAAGGCATGGTGGATGCGGCTTCTATATGTGAGCAGCTAGAAATTCCCCATCATGTGGTAGATACCCGTGATTTATTTCAAACTCATATTATTGATTATGTAATATCTGGTTATGAAGATGGTGTTACACCCCTTCCTTGTTCCCAGTGTAATCGCACGGTTAAATTCCCGCCCATGTTGGCATATGCAAAGGAAACTCTTGGTATTGATAAGATTGCCACGGGACATTATGCTAGGATTCAGTATGACAGTAAGGGCGATCGCTTTCAACTCCTCAAAGCAGTTGACGGTAATAAAGATCAATCCTATTTTCTTTATGACTTAACCCAAGAATTATTAGCCCATTTGATATTTCCCCTCGGTAATCAGACTAAAACTCAGACAAGGGAAATGGCGACTAAATTTAACCTGAGTACCGCCGAAAAACCTGAGAGTCAAGACTTATGTTTGATAGAAGCCCATGGCTCGATGAAAGACTTTTTAGACCAATATATCAAACCCAAACAAGGGGAAATAGTTGATCTTAGGGGTAATATATTAGGGGAACATGATGGAGTGCATCACTATACCATCGGGCAGAGAAAAGGCTTAGGGGTCGCTTATTCTGAACCTTTGTACGTTGTGAAGCTAGATACCGTAATGAATCGTGTGATAGTGGCTACCCGTGATGAGGGGGGGAAAAAAGAATGTACCGTTGCGCGCATGAATTGGGTATCCATTGCCCAACCTTCTGCACCCATTCAAGCAGAAGTCAAAATTCGTTATCGTAGCACCCCTGAACCTGTGAATGTAGTACCTTTGGACAATGACAGAGTTAAATTGATATTTTCGGAGCCTCAATTTGGCATTACTCCAGGACAAGCAGCGGTTTTATACCATGGGAATATGCTCTTGGGGGGAGGAATTATTGAGAAGGATAGCGAATAA
- the ndh gene encoding NADH dehydrogenase, whose protein sequence is MNNNPSANKIPHIVIVGGGFAGLYAAKELGKAPVKVTLVDKRNFHLFQPLLYQVATGSLSPAEICSPLRLVVGRNPNTRVVLDEVVDVDPEKKQVIMREGVLDYDKLIIGTGVSHHYFGNDQWEEEAPGLKSIENALDIRRKIFLAFEEAEKVSSPEEKQEWLTFAIVGGGPTGVELAGAIAEIAHKIIKNDFQEIDTTKAKILLIEGMDRVLPPYSPDLSQKAQESLEELGVTVLTKRMVNNIENNTLTMRHGEETEEIKARTILWAAGVKASGVAKTIAERTNAETDRAGRIMVEPNLSLAECPDIYVVGDLAHFAHQGDKPLPGIAPVAMAQGKYMAKSIKDEIKGKPVVPFKYVDKGSLAVIGDNHAVVDLGFVKLSGLLAWLVWVFAHIYYLIEFDNKLTVMLQWGWNYLTRGRGARLITGEITEKNLMTKSFNNPHYPSSQDNNDKTGKETVKV, encoded by the coding sequence ATGAATAACAACCCCTCAGCAAACAAAATTCCCCACATCGTCATAGTCGGTGGTGGCTTTGCTGGTTTATACGCCGCTAAAGAGTTGGGCAAGGCTCCGGTAAAAGTTACCCTTGTGGATAAACGTAATTTCCATTTATTTCAGCCCTTGTTATATCAGGTGGCAACGGGTAGTTTATCCCCGGCTGAAATTTGCTCTCCTTTGCGCTTAGTGGTGGGTAGAAATCCTAATACCCGTGTTGTCTTGGATGAAGTGGTAGATGTTGACCCTGAGAAAAAACAGGTCATCATGAGAGAGGGAGTATTGGACTATGATAAGTTGATTATCGGTACTGGGGTAAGTCATCATTATTTTGGTAATGATCAATGGGAAGAAGAAGCCCCTGGTTTGAAAAGTATTGAAAATGCCCTTGATATTCGTCGCAAAATTTTTCTCGCTTTTGAGGAGGCAGAAAAGGTATCTTCTCCCGAAGAAAAACAGGAATGGTTAACTTTTGCCATTGTGGGTGGTGGCCCTACGGGGGTTGAGTTGGCAGGGGCGATCGCAGAAATTGCCCACAAAATTATTAAAAATGACTTCCAAGAAATTGATACTACCAAGGCAAAAATTCTCTTGATTGAGGGCATGGATAGGGTTTTACCTCCCTACTCCCCCGATTTATCCCAAAAAGCACAGGAATCTTTAGAAGAATTAGGGGTAACTGTGTTAACCAAACGCATGGTAAATAACATCGAAAATAACACCCTCACCATGCGCCATGGAGAAGAAACAGAAGAAATAAAAGCTCGTACTATCCTTTGGGCCGCAGGGGTAAAAGCATCGGGAGTGGCTAAAACCATCGCCGAAAGAACTAACGCCGAAACCGATCGCGCTGGTAGAATTATGGTAGAACCAAATCTAAGTTTGGCGGAATGTCCTGATATATATGTAGTGGGAGATTTAGCCCACTTTGCCCACCAAGGAGATAAACCCCTTCCAGGTATTGCCCCCGTTGCTATGGCACAGGGTAAATATATGGCAAAATCCATTAAGGATGAAATCAAAGGTAAACCCGTTGTTCCTTTTAAATATGTAGATAAAGGAAGTTTGGCGGTAATTGGTGATAATCATGCGGTGGTGGATTTAGGATTTGTGAAGCTCTCTGGTTTACTTGCCTGGTTGGTATGGGTATTTGCCCATATCTACTATCTCATCGAGTTTGATAATAAGTTAACCGTAATGCTTCAATGGGGTTGGAATTATCTTACCCGTGGTAGGGGCGCAAGGTTAATTACTGGGGAAATTACGGAGAAAAATTTGATGACTAAATCATTTAATAATCCTCACTATCCTTCTTCACAAGATAATAATGATAAAACAGGAAAAGAGACGGTAAAAGTATAA
- a CDS encoding ABC-type efflux system permease / ATPase — protein MYLGMFALFAVNVVGVSIPWLIRNIFDDLQESFTFNQLITYVIILVILACVMWGMRMYSRMMIFGIGRQVEFDLKQRIFEHLLKLEPSYFSTNTSGDLISRATSDVDNIRRLVGFAILSLVNTIFAYGLTLPAMLLINVKLTLVAIAVYPLMLITVQLFSRKLAQEQLHVQESLSDISELIQEDMSGIALIKIYAQEENERRAFGEKNRNLLKANLGLARTRNILFPVIQGIASISLLMLLWLGTSDINAGLITVGDFIALIIYVERLVFPTALLGFTITTYQRGEVSIERLEVILQAEPKIQTDADAVSMDAQTMRGDIEAVNLTYTYPEANFSALDNLNFKIQGGETIAIVGLIGSGKSTLANAIPRLLEIEEGQLFIDGVDITKINLTDLRRAIAYVPQESFLFSSTIQDNISYSNPIGEMPEIEYAAKQAQIHPEIITFPQQYQTLVGERGITLSGGQRQRSSLARALFAESKILILDDALSSVDNKTATQILENLKQEEGKTVIFITHQLAAVQNADRIFVMDRGKIVQTGTHLELFNQKGLYQTLWQQHQLKEILA, from the coding sequence ATGTACTTGGGTATGTTTGCCCTTTTTGCGGTGAATGTAGTCGGGGTGTCCATACCTTGGTTAATTCGTAATATTTTTGATGATTTGCAAGAAAGTTTTACCTTTAATCAATTAATCACTTATGTAATTATATTAGTGATTTTAGCCTGTGTGATGTGGGGTATGAGAATGTATTCCCGCATGATGATATTTGGTATTGGCCGACAGGTAGAGTTTGATTTAAAGCAAAGAATTTTTGAACATCTTCTCAAATTGGAGCCTTCTTATTTTAGTACCAACACATCAGGGGATTTGATTAGCCGTGCCACTAGCGATGTAGATAATATTCGCCGTTTGGTAGGGTTTGCTATTTTAAGTTTGGTTAATACTATTTTTGCCTATGGTTTGACTCTCCCTGCTATGTTGTTGATTAACGTTAAATTAACGCTAGTGGCGATCGCCGTTTACCCCCTCATGTTAATCACCGTACAACTGTTTAGCCGTAAATTAGCCCAAGAGCAACTCCACGTCCAAGAAAGTCTATCAGATATTAGCGAACTAATCCAAGAGGATATGAGCGGTATTGCCCTTATCAAAATTTATGCTCAAGAGGAAAACGAAAGAAGAGCTTTTGGGGAAAAAAATCGTAATTTACTCAAAGCAAATTTGGGGTTAGCGAGAACCAGAAATATCTTATTTCCCGTCATTCAAGGTATCGCCAGTATCAGTTTATTAATGTTACTTTGGTTAGGTACGAGCGATATTAATGCGGGATTAATCACCGTGGGTGACTTTATCGCCCTTATCATTTATGTAGAAAGGTTAGTATTTCCCACCGCCCTCCTCGGTTTTACCATTACCACTTATCAAAGGGGTGAAGTAAGTATCGAGCGTTTAGAAGTTATTTTACAAGCTGAACCAAAAATTCAAACCGATGCTGATGCTGTTTCCATGGATGCGCAAACCATGAGGGGAGACATTGAAGCGGTTAATCTCACCTATACCTATCCAGAGGCTAATTTTTCCGCCCTTGATAATCTCAATTTCAAAATTCAGGGGGGTGAAACCATTGCCATTGTGGGTTTAATAGGTTCAGGAAAATCTACCCTTGCCAATGCCATTCCTCGTCTATTGGAAATTGAAGAAGGGCAGTTATTTATTGATGGGGTTGATATTACTAAAATTAATTTAACAGATTTGCGCAGGGCGATCGCCTATGTACCCCAAGAAAGTTTCCTATTTTCTAGCACCATCCAAGACAACATCTCCTATAGTAACCCCATTGGTGAAATGCCAGAGATTGAATATGCCGCCAAACAAGCCCAAATTCATCCCGAAATTATCACCTTCCCGCAACAATACCAAACCCTAGTAGGAGAAAGGGGAATCACCCTCTCAGGGGGGCAACGCCAAAGAAGTTCATTAGCTAGGGCTTTATTTGCTGAATCAAAAATATTAATCCTAGATGATGCCCTTTCCAGCGTGGATAACAAAACTGCCACCCAAATTCTCGAAAACCTGAAACAAGAAGAAGGTAAAACCGTTATCTTCATTACCCATCAACTAGCTGCCGTGCAAAATGCCGATCGAATTTTTGTTATGGATAGGGGGAAAATCGTTCAAACAGGCACTCACCTAGAACTTTTTAACCAAAAAGGATTGTATCAAACCCTCTGGCAACAACATCAACTCAAGGAGATTTTGGCCTAA
- a CDS encoding CBP family porin, producing MSVKSWQKLNAIAQCHFMIALASSLSLAVAEEARGNENIYQINSLETNENSVNFLSPTDNQLGQVTSVNQLSDVSPTDWAYEALRSLVERYGCIVGYPDRTFRGNRALSRYEFAAGLNACMQSIERLIGTGGVGDEDIAALRRLIAEFETELATLGARVDNLEGRVAFLEDHQFSTTTKLSGEVIFTLANAFDNNSDNFQGTGVDRDQTMFANRARLNFDTSFTGKDRLRVRLQAANFERFGNSNMLRLGHDTNTDNSFELDTLAYRFPVGDAITAHVGTNSLDVDGIFDVHNPFLSGGSTGSLTRLLRRDPLTLRGPGGAGAGVNIKLSDSLKLNALYLASDANDPTRGNGLFDGGFSTGAQLSYTPSSNLALAFAYLRTYEPDNSVNLASGTSTGTTANPFDGRGASSDRFGLQGNFRILPRVNLSASGSYVSANNLNRSGILGAATNRDDAELWTWAANVSFLDVGKEGAILSVGGGMPPRSQFETDTSYMVELQYRYPINRNIIVTPGLYAVFNPNHDSANDTVYVGALRTTFRF from the coding sequence ATGTCAGTAAAATCTTGGCAAAAACTAAATGCGATCGCGCAGTGCCATTTTATGATCGCCCTAGCCTCTTCCCTCAGTCTTGCTGTGGCAGAAGAAGCAAGAGGTAATGAAAATATATATCAGATAAACTCATTAGAGACTAATGAAAATAGTGTTAATTTTTTATCACCAACAGATAATCAACTAGGACAAGTAACTTCTGTTAATCAACTAAGTGACGTATCCCCCACCGATTGGGCTTACGAAGCCCTTAGAAGTCTAGTAGAGCGTTACGGTTGTATTGTCGGTTATCCCGATCGCACTTTCCGTGGCAACAGAGCCTTAAGCCGTTATGAATTTGCCGCTGGTTTAAACGCCTGTATGCAATCTATTGAGCGTTTAATCGGTACTGGTGGAGTAGGTGATGAAGATATTGCCGCCCTCAGAAGACTAATAGCAGAATTTGAAACCGAACTGGCAACCCTAGGAGCAAGGGTTGACAACCTCGAAGGAAGAGTGGCTTTCCTAGAAGATCATCAATTCTCTACCACCACCAAATTAAGCGGAGAAGTAATCTTCACCCTTGCCAATGCCTTTGATAACAACTCCGATAATTTCCAAGGCACAGGAGTAGATAGAGATCAAACCATGTTTGCCAATCGAGCGCGTCTTAACTTCGATACCAGTTTTACAGGAAAAGATCGTCTCCGAGTTCGTCTGCAAGCCGCGAACTTTGAGCGTTTTGGTAATAGTAATATGTTGCGTTTAGGTCATGACACTAATACAGATAATAGCTTTGAACTTGACACATTAGCCTATCGTTTCCCCGTAGGTGATGCTATTACCGCTCATGTAGGAACTAACTCCCTAGACGTTGACGGTATCTTTGATGTTCACAATCCTTTTTTAAGTGGTGGTAGCACGGGATCATTAACCAGATTATTACGCCGAGATCCTCTCACCCTCAGAGGACCTGGGGGCGCAGGAGCGGGAGTTAATATCAAACTCAGTGACAGCTTAAAATTAAACGCTCTTTACCTTGCCAGTGATGCGAATGATCCAACGAGGGGTAATGGCTTATTCGATGGGGGATTTAGTACAGGGGCTCAGTTAAGTTATACTCCCTCTTCTAATCTAGCCCTTGCCTTCGCTTATCTAAGAACATATGAACCTGACAACTCTGTAAACCTTGCTAGTGGCACCAGTACGGGAACAACAGCGAACCCCTTTGATGGACGTGGTGCTAGTTCAGATCGCTTCGGCTTACAAGGAAATTTTCGTATTTTGCCTCGGGTAAACTTGAGTGCATCAGGTAGTTATGTATCTGCGAATAATTTAAATCGCAGTGGAATTTTAGGTGCAGCTACGAATAGAGATGATGCGGAGTTGTGGACCTGGGCGGCTAACGTTTCCTTTTTGGATGTAGGTAAAGAAGGAGCAATCCTTTCCGTTGGTGGTGGTATGCCTCCTCGCTCTCAATTTGAAACGGATACTTCTTATATGGTAGAGCTACAATATCGTTATCCCATTAACCGTAATATCATTGTTACTCCTGGGCTATATGCGGTATTTAATCCTAACCATGACAGTGCCAATGATACTGTTTATGTGGGTGCTTTACGTACTACTTTCCGTTTCTAA